In a genomic window of Eriocheir sinensis breed Jianghai 21 chromosome 38, ASM2467909v1, whole genome shotgun sequence:
- the LOC127008747 gene encoding uncharacterized protein LOC127008747 encodes MGDGRPWWAGPRRVRRVHGLQLPLHPQQVLAWLVMLGFTSLMYGAVLPALHSRLALPLALVTGVVFAVHVFTHALALALDPADPQLRARKDRQQVPEFDRNVHNHVIENGRCHLCNITITSNRTKHCSACNKCVDVFDHHCKWLNHCVGRRNYRIFLACVLTAILACLLVMGTCLAEIVLYYFKKEYLAPWEEPRPQQNMQRIPEANADEGDSSLTCSEGAPYCHFSIFGALVYDGAFIGLLSTLFSVALVAEVLLVHLAAFHAYIIFLGFTTYEYIRGHHLRGSNSAHSFSTYGRDGATEREGAVCGWAVTRRPPSNQITPSSTTDTALLSTVSVDSLNTTTTAVRSPRSSAASTPGPSPTTPSEDSRSPVVGKSPHQGHASRLQQQQGGRGVTSMVSPTNSAPRTPPTRVSSVPQLPQIQTVRSRAQLRSLSRTVSTAVSEFSVEEEVEVRTVPLPRPRPSRRRLRSSIAPHLSPIKECDQTVPSPPTVRAIREEASGTPSPAGSPAHSPGRSPRTSPGRVPHTPTKVSPLVGAADVTRRANGHSVLSRVKMNGMAGESNSYYGRTSSLPGASTATLVGKEGGQEGSGSVSQSPKGGVVAARSCLSRPTQPQNGEATHVELHM; translated from the coding sequence ATGGGTGACGGGCGGCCGTGGTGGGCGGGCCCGCGCCGCGTGCGCCGCGTGCACGGCCTCCAGCTGCCGCTCCACCCGCAGCAGGTGCTGGCGTGGCTGGTGATGCTGGGCTTCACCTCCCTCATGTACGGCGCCGTCCTCCCCGCCCTCCACTCCCGCCTGGCCTTACCCCTCGCACTGGTCACCGGCGTGGTCTTCGCCGTCCACGTCTTCACGCacgccctcgccctcgccctcgacCCCGCCGACCCGCAGCTGAGGGCGCGCAAGGACCGCCAGCAGGTGCCGGAGTTTGACCGCAACGTTCACAACCACGTGATCGAGAACGGCCGCTGCCACCTGTGCAACATCACGATCACGTCCAACCGGACCAAGCACTGCAGCGCCTGCAACAAATGTGTGGACGTCTTCGACCACCACTGTAAGTGGCTCAACCACTGCGTGGGTCGCCGCAACTACCGCATCTTCCTGGCGTGCGTCCTGACGGCCATCCTGGCCTGCCTCCTGGTCATGGGGACCTGCCTCGCCGAGATCGTGCTCTACTACTTTAAGAAGGAGTACCTGGCCCCCTGGGAGGAGCCGAGGCCTCAGCAGAACATGCAGCGGATTCCTGAGGCTAACGCCGACGAGGGTGACAGCTCCCTAACGTGCTCGGAGGGGGCGCCCTACTGCCACTTCTCCATCTTCGGTGCTCTGGTGTACGACGGCGCCTTCATCGGGCTGCTGTCAACgctcttctccgtggccttggtgGCAGAGGTTCTGTTGGTGCATCTCGCAGCCTTCCACGCCTACATCATATTCCTGGGGTTCACCACCTACGAGTACATCCGCGGCCACCACCTGCGGGGCTCCAACTCGGCCCACTCCTTCAGCACGTACGGGCGGGACGGCGCCACGGAGAGGGAAGGTGCCGTGTGCGGCTGGGCAGTAACTCGTCGACCTCCAAGTAACCAGATCACACCTTCGTCCACCACAGACACCGCCCTGCTCTCCACCGTCTCCGTCGactccctcaacaccaccaccactgctgtaaGGTCACCTCGGTCTTCCGCCGCCTCCACCCCGGGACCCTCTCCCACCACGCCGTCGGAGGACTCCCGCTCCCCCGTGGTGGGGAAGAGCCCCCACCAGGGCCACGCCTCGcgcctgcagcagcagcagggtggGCGCGGCGTGACCAGCATGGTGTCGCCCACCAACTCGGCGCCCAGGACGCCCCCGACCCGGGTGTCTTCAGTGCCGCAGCTGCCGCAGATCCAGACCGTGCGGTCCAGGGCGCAGCTGCGGTCCCTGAGCCGCACTGTGTCCACTGCGGTGAGCGAGTTCTCCgtcgaagaggaggtggaggtgaggacgGTGCCACTGCCTCGCCCGAGaccctcccgccgccgcctccgctccAGCATCGCGCCGCACCTCTCCCCCATCAAGGAGTGTGATCAGACGGTGCCCAGTCCACCCACCGTGCGTGCCATCCGCGAGGAGGCGAGTGGCACCCCAAGTCCTGCCGGGAGTCCCGCCCACAGCCCGGGACGCAGCCCGCGGACCAGCCCTGGCCGCGTCCCTCACACGCCGACCAAAGTGAGCCCGCTGGTGGGCGCCGCCGACGTGACGCGGCGCGCCAACGGGCACAGCGTCCTGAGCCGCGTGAAGATGAACGGCATGGCGGGCGAGAGTAACAGTTATTACGGAAGGACCAGCTCGCTGCCAGGCGCCAGCACTGCCACACTGGTGGGGAAGGAGGGCGGCCAGGAGGGCTCGGGTTCTGTGTCGCAGAGCCCCAAGGGCGGCGTCGTGGCCGCCCGCTCGTGCCTGTCCCGGCCGACGCAGCCCCAGAACGGCGAGGCGACGCACGTGGAGCTGCACATGTAG